A window of Rubricoccus marinus contains these coding sequences:
- a CDS encoding PorV/PorQ family protein has product MPTRFVLRTLLLALAVLPLAQTPEAQIVTNRDKLAQTAMKFLAVSADPRSAALGNAMTSLVGGSDALFYNPAALAWQEADTDAMISNTQWIASIDYNHASLSYKAGNLGVFGGSLAFADYGDLTQTVFEDSDQGYREIGSFSPSAWMAGIGYARAFSDQFSAGGQVKYARQDFGAAPTRYDEGGELQFTDVAQGVLAYDFGVFYKTGFESLNFALSARNFSQEVTFEDEGAQLPLTLHIGVSMDVLDLTPMATGPHSLLLSVDAENPRDFSEQLKVGAEYTFAETLSLRAGYVSPTDEQGISLGAGVKQSVAGLGIGADYAYTDFGVFDAVHRVAVHLSF; this is encoded by the coding sequence ATGCCTACTCGTTTCGTGCTTCGGACGCTCCTCCTCGCACTCGCCGTGCTGCCTCTGGCGCAGACGCCAGAGGCGCAGATCGTCACCAACCGCGACAAGCTTGCGCAGACCGCGATGAAGTTTCTCGCGGTAAGTGCGGACCCCCGCTCGGCTGCGCTCGGAAATGCCATGACCTCGCTCGTCGGAGGCTCGGACGCTCTCTTCTACAACCCCGCAGCCCTCGCGTGGCAGGAGGCGGACACGGACGCGATGATCTCGAACACGCAGTGGATCGCGAGTATCGATTACAACCACGCGAGCCTCTCATATAAAGCTGGAAACCTCGGCGTCTTCGGAGGCTCCCTCGCGTTCGCGGACTACGGCGACCTTACGCAGACCGTCTTCGAGGACAGCGACCAGGGATACCGCGAGATCGGAAGCTTCTCGCCCAGTGCGTGGATGGCCGGAATTGGGTACGCCCGCGCCTTTTCGGATCAGTTCTCCGCAGGCGGCCAGGTCAAATACGCACGCCAGGACTTCGGAGCAGCTCCGACTCGCTACGATGAAGGGGGAGAACTACAGTTCACCGACGTCGCACAGGGCGTTCTCGCGTACGACTTCGGCGTGTTCTACAAAACGGGCTTCGAGAGTCTCAACTTTGCGCTCTCGGCCCGCAACTTCTCGCAAGAGGTCACCTTCGAAGACGAAGGGGCGCAACTCCCGCTCACGCTCCACATCGGCGTCTCGATGGACGTGCTGGACCTCACACCGATGGCGACAGGCCCTCACAGCCTTCTGCTCTCCGTAGATGCGGAGAACCCGCGCGACTTCTCGGAGCAACTCAAGGTGGGCGCGGAGTACACCTTTGCCGAGACGCTCTCACTCCGGGCCGGGTACGTCAGTCCCACAGATGAGCAAGGCATCAGCCTCGGGGCTGGCGTCAAGCAGTCCGTCGCTGGCCTCGGCATCGGAGCCGACTATGCTTACACCGACTTTGGCGTGTTCGACGCCGTTCACCGCGTCGCCGTCCACCTCTCGTTCTAG
- a CDS encoding fibronectin type III domain-containing protein, with protein sequence MFSPHRMFLASRFRAFLPPLAVAALLFGLAAGPASAQFPTKWVAGGSFHNWYAASGNEIEEGLIASQQYGMRWPGIYSFTDMQAAKGFWLGAENVVDELGTAYPVRVVHVGPRVTGVGEVFPVRFELVSRYDLPTVLVDGNPSFPSAEMVVDRVDPTMEADIMLVSEVNTLLGVTVTRRVMQFSQEYHDNYHVIEYTFTNTGNVDNDADIELPNQTIEGLRPFYQYRLSVARETRYVIGNATGWGKNTMNDARGDGVRADPADEQFRAQYAWHGKFPAFTAYDNIGGPIFPEALPAANVAPSDTLGRLGASQFVGVVTLHADASATDDSDDAGQPSTTTWIGSDDPINSNNDPFNVTAMQREYNLMASGHRSPRHAWAVEPTGPEGWLAPTNDPSLGTSGGFSFANGYGPYTLAPGESVRIVFAEGAAGLSREANTALGRAWLAADGAPGAPLTYDGETMTKNEWVFTGRDSLFQTFRRAISNYESDFAIPKAPAPPSAFSVASGGDRISLTWEPPADASGLTGYEIYRTASAFDSTYTLVHTASAAETSFDDLTPTRGIQYFYYIQSVADGSSNDGTGQTPTGVPLRSSRYYTQTYDPGFLQRQAGTAMDQIRIVPNPFYLGSARGSETRPQDAVRFFDVGDKLAFYNIPGQCRIDIYTELGELIESIEHTDGSGDEFWYQTTRSRQVIASGVYIAVITVTDDIMDLDTGEMLFEAGDRSIQKFVIIR encoded by the coding sequence ATGTTTTCCCCGCACCGCATGTTTCTCGCCTCACGCTTCCGGGCTTTCCTACCGCCTCTGGCGGTTGCCGCGCTCCTCTTCGGTCTCGCCGCAGGACCGGCATCGGCCCAGTTCCCGACCAAATGGGTCGCGGGCGGCTCTTTTCACAACTGGTATGCGGCCTCAGGCAATGAGATCGAGGAGGGGCTGATAGCCTCCCAGCAGTACGGGATGAGGTGGCCTGGTATCTACTCCTTCACGGACATGCAGGCCGCGAAGGGCTTCTGGCTCGGCGCTGAAAACGTGGTGGATGAGCTCGGGACAGCGTACCCCGTGCGCGTGGTCCACGTCGGGCCTCGCGTGACCGGCGTCGGTGAAGTCTTCCCGGTCCGCTTCGAACTCGTATCGCGCTACGACCTCCCCACGGTCTTGGTAGACGGCAACCCGAGCTTCCCCTCGGCTGAGATGGTCGTTGACCGGGTGGACCCCACCATGGAAGCAGACATCATGTTGGTCTCTGAGGTCAACACGTTGCTCGGTGTAACGGTCACGCGGCGCGTGATGCAGTTCAGCCAGGAGTATCACGACAACTACCACGTGATCGAGTACACGTTTACGAACACGGGCAACGTGGACAACGACGCCGACATCGAACTGCCGAACCAGACTATCGAGGGACTGCGGCCCTTCTACCAGTACCGCCTCTCCGTCGCGCGTGAAACGCGGTACGTCATTGGCAACGCGACCGGGTGGGGTAAGAACACGATGAACGACGCCAGAGGCGACGGCGTCCGCGCCGATCCTGCCGACGAGCAGTTCCGAGCGCAGTACGCGTGGCACGGCAAGTTTCCGGCCTTCACGGCATACGACAACATCGGCGGTCCCATCTTCCCCGAAGCTCTTCCAGCCGCGAACGTGGCACCGAGCGATACGCTCGGACGGTTGGGCGCATCGCAGTTCGTCGGCGTCGTCACGCTGCATGCCGATGCTTCTGCAACCGACGACAGCGACGACGCAGGGCAACCATCTACGACGACGTGGATCGGGTCGGACGATCCCATCAACTCGAACAATGACCCGTTTAACGTCACGGCCATGCAACGAGAGTACAACCTGATGGCCAGCGGCCACAGGAGCCCTCGGCACGCTTGGGCGGTAGAGCCAACAGGTCCAGAAGGGTGGTTGGCGCCTACAAACGACCCCTCGCTCGGGACTTCTGGCGGATTCTCTTTTGCCAATGGCTACGGGCCCTACACACTGGCCCCTGGCGAGAGCGTACGGATCGTCTTCGCTGAAGGCGCTGCAGGCCTCAGCCGCGAGGCCAACACAGCTCTCGGCCGAGCATGGCTCGCTGCCGACGGAGCCCCTGGTGCACCGCTGACCTACGACGGGGAGACAATGACCAAGAACGAGTGGGTCTTTACAGGGCGCGACTCGCTGTTCCAGACGTTCCGGCGCGCCATCTCCAACTACGAGTCGGACTTCGCAATCCCTAAAGCGCCGGCACCCCCGAGCGCGTTTTCAGTCGCCTCTGGCGGAGACCGGATCAGCCTTACGTGGGAGCCGCCAGCGGATGCCAGCGGACTCACGGGATATGAGATCTACCGTACGGCTTCGGCTTTCGACAGCACATACACGCTGGTTCACACCGCGAGCGCAGCGGAAACAAGCTTCGATGACCTGACGCCCACGCGTGGCATCCAGTACTTCTACTACATCCAATCCGTGGCCGACGGTAGCAGCAACGACGGCACTGGGCAGACGCCGACAGGTGTCCCGCTACGCAGTAGCCGCTACTACACGCAGACGTACGATCCCGGCTTCTTGCAGAGGCAGGCGGGGACCGCGATGGATCAGATTCGCATCGTTCCCAACCCGTTCTACCTCGGCTCCGCCAGAGGCTCCGAGACGAGACCGCAAGACGCCGTTCGGTTCTTCGATGTAGGGGACAAGCTCGCTTTCTACAACATCCCCGGGCAGTGCCGGATAGACATCTACACCGAACTCGGGGAACTCATTGAGTCGATCGAGCACACAGACGGAAGTGGCGATGAGTTCTGGTACCAGACGACACGCTCGCGTCAGGTGATCGCCTCTGGCGTTTACATCGCCGTCATCACCGTCACCGACGACATCATGGACTTGGACACGGGCGAGATGCTTTTCGAAGCCGGCGACCGCTCAATCCAAAAGTTCGTCATCATCCGATAG
- a CDS encoding TonB-dependent receptor, with amino-acid sequence MTDGGTGEPIPGANVIVVETGQGAAADIDGYYTVLNVSPQPTTIRVSALGYTEQVIEGIDVNIGQTATVNVTLREEDLGIETIVVRAERPVVETDVSNSRSNISAAEIESLPVSSVASVVGLQAGVQGLSVRGSGSDEISFQVNGLTLRDERNNSPYSTVPLSSVQEVQVQTGGFNAEYGNVRSGVVNVITKDGSRDTYEVDVTARLSPATQKNSGILANDPDSYWIRPFLDPEVSMMGTDQWSPEVRRQYAPFGGWIARSEELLRNDDPTDDLSPEALQQAFLWQHRKSFEITAPDYDLDIGFGGPVPLLSKSLGGLRFFGSYRRDQDLYMIPLHTDRYTEQTGHLKVTSNLTNAMKLSLEGRLGNQAGTGASRTGQPGFFRSNSGIAGNLDAGSGFIDSRIFSGDYWGPSEVTYNQLGGTLTHSVSNKTFYELRVNRFESRYDTNPGRRRDTATDVVTFGGVGFDEAPFGWQPFNEAGFYSTSTGVDGMRMGVGMSNARDSSRVAVWNLKGDLTSQLNRFMEVKTGLEYNLTRSQANYASIDSALTGGNEWSQWDRSPIRAAVYGQTKLEFGGMIANIGLRGDYTDPRGEWYEFTSFDPRLAVIPTQNGDPRPGLDTLLTTVGVESQFNISPRLGVSFPVTSVSKLFFNYGHFRAVPDPDDLFLVRVTSDGGQLSRIGNPNAPLPKTVAYELGYEQSFFDQYLVRLAGYYKDVSLQPFSVNYQGRGSVDYLTSEPNSYEDIRGFEITLRRNRGRWIQGFVNYTYSVFTSGYFGFPTIFENPSDQRQQAESDAARRNAQSEAQPRPFARANIDLLVPEDFGPNLAGLRPLADWRVSFIGRWQDGGNATWVGLSTAGTPDIQRNVGVKDFWSLDLRFARNFNVAGRRVSFFADVFNMLDRKDLSGLGYVDGTDRTDYYRSLHFPESSDYTNVPGNDQVGDFRDPDVAFQPICSVPSRSGFGDCQYNEGTQADQVPNPNVIYYERETGAYSTFENGEWRPVDESRLQEVLDTKAYIDMPNQSFLNFISPRDVFVGLRISL; translated from the coding sequence GTGACCGACGGTGGTACGGGTGAGCCCATCCCTGGAGCCAACGTCATCGTTGTCGAGACGGGGCAGGGAGCGGCGGCAGACATCGACGGCTACTACACCGTCCTCAACGTTTCTCCCCAGCCCACGACCATCCGGGTCTCTGCACTCGGGTACACGGAGCAGGTAATCGAGGGGATCGACGTCAACATCGGCCAGACCGCGACGGTCAACGTCACGTTGCGCGAGGAGGACCTCGGCATTGAAACCATCGTCGTCCGGGCCGAGCGCCCCGTTGTGGAGACCGATGTTTCGAACAGCCGCTCCAACATCTCTGCGGCAGAGATCGAATCGCTCCCGGTGAGCAGCGTTGCCTCGGTCGTGGGGCTCCAAGCGGGCGTCCAGGGCCTCTCGGTCCGTGGTTCGGGCTCCGACGAGATCTCGTTCCAGGTGAACGGTCTCACGCTCCGCGACGAGCGCAACAACTCGCCGTATTCCACGGTCCCGCTCTCGTCCGTACAAGAGGTGCAGGTCCAGACGGGTGGCTTCAACGCCGAGTACGGCAACGTCCGCTCTGGCGTCGTCAACGTGATCACGAAAGACGGAAGCCGCGACACCTATGAGGTGGACGTCACGGCCCGTCTCAGCCCAGCGACGCAGAAGAACAGCGGCATCCTCGCGAATGACCCCGACTCGTACTGGATCCGCCCCTTCCTAGACCCGGAGGTCTCGATGATGGGCACCGACCAGTGGTCGCCAGAGGTCCGCCGCCAGTACGCCCCGTTCGGCGGGTGGATCGCTCGCTCCGAGGAACTCCTCCGCAACGACGATCCCACCGACGACCTGTCGCCAGAGGCTCTCCAGCAGGCGTTCCTGTGGCAGCACCGGAAGTCGTTCGAGATCACGGCACCGGATTACGACCTCGATATCGGGTTCGGCGGTCCCGTTCCTCTCCTGAGTAAAAGCTTGGGCGGCCTCCGCTTTTTCGGCTCGTACCGCCGCGATCAGGATCTCTACATGATCCCGCTCCACACGGACCGCTACACGGAGCAAACGGGACACCTCAAGGTGACGAGCAACCTCACCAACGCCATGAAGTTGAGCTTGGAGGGGCGCCTGGGCAACCAGGCGGGTACCGGCGCGAGCCGAACCGGGCAGCCAGGCTTCTTCCGCAGCAACAGCGGCATCGCCGGCAACCTGGACGCGGGCTCTGGCTTTATCGACAGCCGCATCTTCTCCGGTGACTACTGGGGGCCGTCCGAGGTCACGTACAACCAGCTTGGCGGCACGCTGACGCATTCCGTCTCCAACAAGACGTTTTACGAGCTCCGCGTCAACCGCTTCGAGTCGCGCTACGACACCAACCCCGGCCGGCGCCGTGACACGGCAACAGACGTGGTCACATTCGGCGGCGTCGGGTTCGACGAGGCGCCGTTTGGATGGCAGCCGTTCAACGAAGCCGGTTTCTACAGCACCTCTACGGGCGTGGACGGAATGCGGATGGGCGTCGGCATGTCCAACGCGCGTGATTCCAGCCGCGTCGCGGTCTGGAACCTCAAAGGCGACCTTACCAGCCAACTCAACCGCTTCATGGAAGTCAAGACCGGGTTGGAGTACAACCTGACCCGGAGCCAGGCCAACTACGCCAGCATCGACTCCGCGCTCACTGGGGGCAACGAGTGGAGCCAGTGGGACCGGTCGCCCATCCGCGCAGCGGTCTATGGGCAGACCAAGCTGGAGTTTGGTGGCATGATCGCCAACATTGGCCTCCGCGGGGACTACACCGACCCCCGAGGAGAGTGGTACGAGTTTACCTCGTTTGATCCTCGCCTCGCGGTCATTCCAACTCAGAATGGTGACCCCCGGCCCGGTCTGGATACTCTGCTTACCACGGTAGGTGTCGAGTCTCAGTTCAACATCAGCCCCCGACTTGGTGTCTCTTTCCCGGTCACTTCCGTCTCGAAGCTGTTCTTCAACTACGGGCACTTCCGAGCGGTCCCAGATCCCGACGACCTCTTCCTCGTCCGCGTTACGAGCGATGGCGGTCAGCTCTCTCGGATTGGCAACCCGAACGCGCCTCTCCCAAAGACGGTCGCGTACGAGCTGGGGTACGAACAGTCTTTCTTTGATCAGTACCTCGTCCGGCTAGCTGGCTATTACAAGGACGTCTCGCTCCAGCCCTTCTCGGTGAACTATCAGGGGCGAGGTTCTGTGGACTACCTCACGAGCGAGCCCAACTCCTACGAGGACATCCGCGGGTTCGAGATCACCTTGCGCCGCAACCGCGGACGGTGGATTCAGGGGTTCGTCAACTACACATACTCCGTGTTCACGTCTGGATACTTTGGCTTCCCGACGATCTTCGAAAACCCCTCCGATCAGCGGCAGCAGGCCGAGAGCGACGCCGCCCGGCGGAACGCACAGTCTGAAGCTCAACCGCGCCCCTTTGCTCGCGCCAACATCGACCTGCTCGTCCCTGAAGACTTCGGCCCCAACCTCGCAGGGCTCCGGCCTCTGGCGGACTGGCGCGTAAGCTTTATCGGACGCTGGCAGGACGGTGGCAACGCGACGTGGGTAGGCCTGTCCACGGCAGGGACGCCGGACATCCAGCGCAACGTGGGGGTCAAGGACTTCTGGTCACTCGACCTACGCTTCGCTCGCAACTTCAACGTTGCGGGGCGGAGGGTGTCGTTCTTCGCCGACGTGTTCAACATGCTGGACCGTAAAGACCTTTCAGGCCTCGGGTACGTGGACGGAACGGACCGGACGGACTACTACCGCTCTTTGCACTTCCCTGAGTCGAGCGATTACACCAACGTCCCGGGCAACGATCAGGTGGGGGACTTCCGCGACCCCGACGTGGCGTTCCAGCCGATCTGCAGCGTTCCCTCACGTAGTGGGTTTGGAGACTGTCAGTACAACGAAGGCACTCAGGCCGACCAAGTGCCAAACCCCAACGTGATCTACTACGAGCGGGAGACCGGCGCGTACTCCACTTTCGAGAACGGCGAGTGGCGCCCCGTAGATGAGTCGCGTCTGCAAGAAGTGCTTGATACCAAGGCATACATCGATATGCCGAATCAGAGCTTCCTCAACTTCATCTCTCCCCGCGACGTGTTCGTCGGTCTCCGCATCTCGCTTTAG
- the nagB gene encoding glucosamine-6-phosphate deaminase, with amino-acid sequence MTPAYTPRRPAPASRQSAERVPVLIFDEPSELARQAARQVRTLIEARSAAGDPAVLGLPTGSTPIGVYQELIRMHREEGLDFSNVVTFNIDEYVPMQPDSLQSYHRFMRENFFDHVNIPEGNVHIPRGDLPPEAMEQHAAEYERAIQRAGGLDLLLLGIGRSGHIGFNEPGSTPEDRTRLIVLDEITRKDAASDFFEEKYVPREAITMGVGTILDAREIILMATGEHKAPIVRQAVEEAPNAQVSATYLQMHQNATFYVDRAAASELTREKTPWLVRRVDWDDAAAKRAVIWLSRQTEKAILRLDEGDFHRNHLHDLVHARGGVDELCRMVFEDLRRRVVYTKGLPRKKKVLVFSPHPDDDVISMGGMLHALVQNKNEVTVAYMTNGSVAVFDQDVRRHLRFVDMTSGVMGSDSGAIADKVKGIMADLEAKAPAEVDTAAVQEIKATIRYTEAITALEVMGLGAENARFMDMPFYRTGRVKKDPISEADVEIVLDLFRELEPTHIYVAGDLSDPHGTHRMCYVAIEQALIQYNAEIAPEASGPGAAGETAPRKGDLRPLVWLYRGAWQEWEIDRADVFLPMSRADLDLKIEAIYKHESQKDRALFPGAYDEREFWERARDRNTSTAAELDALGLPECYAVEAFVTVHEMP; translated from the coding sequence ATGACCCCCGCTTACACCCCTCGCCGCCCCGCGCCTGCCTCCCGGCAAAGCGCCGAGCGCGTCCCCGTCCTCATCTTCGATGAGCCCTCCGAGCTCGCCCGGCAAGCCGCCCGGCAGGTCCGCACGCTGATCGAAGCCCGCAGCGCCGCGGGAGACCCGGCCGTTCTCGGCCTGCCCACAGGCTCCACGCCCATCGGCGTGTACCAGGAGCTGATCCGGATGCACCGCGAGGAGGGACTGGACTTCTCGAACGTGGTCACGTTCAACATCGACGAGTACGTGCCCATGCAGCCGGACTCGCTGCAGAGCTATCACCGCTTCATGCGGGAGAACTTTTTCGATCACGTCAACATCCCGGAGGGCAACGTCCACATCCCGCGTGGCGACCTCCCGCCAGAGGCGATGGAGCAGCACGCCGCGGAGTACGAGCGCGCCATCCAGCGGGCGGGCGGCCTGGACCTGCTGCTGCTCGGCATCGGGCGCAGCGGACACATCGGCTTTAACGAGCCGGGTTCGACGCCAGAGGACCGCACGCGGCTCATCGTCCTGGATGAGATCACGCGCAAAGACGCCGCCTCGGACTTCTTCGAGGAGAAGTACGTCCCGCGAGAGGCCATCACGATGGGCGTCGGCACCATCTTGGACGCCCGCGAGATCATCCTCATGGCGACGGGTGAGCACAAGGCGCCTATCGTGCGGCAGGCCGTAGAGGAGGCGCCCAACGCGCAGGTCTCGGCGACGTACCTCCAGATGCACCAGAACGCCACGTTCTACGTGGATCGCGCCGCAGCCTCCGAGCTCACGCGCGAGAAGACCCCCTGGCTCGTCCGCCGCGTGGACTGGGACGACGCTGCGGCCAAGCGCGCCGTGATCTGGCTCTCGCGCCAGACCGAGAAGGCCATCCTCCGGCTGGACGAAGGCGACTTCCACCGCAACCACCTCCACGACCTTGTTCACGCCAGAGGCGGCGTGGATGAGCTGTGCCGCATGGTCTTCGAGGACCTCCGCCGCCGCGTGGTCTACACCAAGGGCCTGCCCCGCAAGAAGAAGGTCCTCGTCTTCAGCCCGCACCCGGATGACGACGTGATCTCCATGGGCGGGATGCTGCACGCTCTTGTCCAGAACAAGAACGAGGTGACGGTCGCCTACATGACCAACGGGTCGGTCGCCGTCTTCGATCAGGACGTACGCCGTCACCTCCGCTTTGTAGACATGACCTCTGGCGTCATGGGCTCGGACTCCGGCGCCATCGCCGACAAGGTCAAGGGCATCATGGCGGATCTGGAGGCCAAGGCGCCCGCCGAGGTCGACACCGCAGCGGTCCAGGAGATCAAGGCCACCATCCGGTACACCGAGGCCATCACGGCCCTCGAAGTGATGGGGCTCGGCGCCGAGAACGCCCGCTTCATGGACATGCCGTTCTACCGCACGGGCCGCGTCAAGAAAGACCCCATCTCCGAAGCCGACGTGGAGATCGTGCTCGACCTGTTCCGCGAACTGGAGCCGACGCACATCTACGTCGCCGGCGACCTCTCCGACCCGCACGGCACACACCGCATGTGCTACGTCGCCATCGAGCAAGCGCTGATCCAGTACAACGCGGAGATCGCGCCAGAGGCCTCGGGACCAGGAGCCGCTGGCGAGACCGCGCCCCGTAAGGGTGACCTGCGCCCGCTCGTGTGGCTCTACCGCGGCGCCTGGCAGGAGTGGGAGATCGACCGCGCCGATGTCTTCCTGCCCATGTCCCGTGCCGACCTCGACCTCAAGATCGAGGCCATCTACAAGCACGAGAGCCAGAAAGACCGCGCGCTCTTTCCCGGCGCCTACGACGAGCGTGAGTTCTGGGAGCGCGCCCGTGACCGCAACACGTCGACGGCAGCCGAACTGGACGCCCTCGGGCTTCCGGAGTGTTACGCCGTGGAGGCGTTCGTGACCGTTCACGAGATGCCTTAG